One Pseudonocardia sediminis DNA window includes the following coding sequences:
- a CDS encoding type IV secretory system conjugative DNA transfer family protein translates to MNLAALGFLAALVGAAVVAWRRRAWAIAVGCAVAALLPALTLWRTTHPLILTGAALVLAGVGWQRWGRSMATVTRWGARVRRKAGVASGIDIARCASPSAMRRRTRQVRPTLSAAATSRTGRVWRRVALPVAEVGVKLCRCGAQQVWATIEWVVIVVGGPRVGKTQWLAGRVLDAPGAALVTSTRTDLLMQTGPLRAQVGPVLVFNPVGLGGIRSTITFDPLTGCCDPVTANERAADMLGTDTDTDTEAGAEAGSGDRGWWEAQTRRNLAALLHAAALGGLTMLEVQDWVANLDRSQAEITNLLRNHSPEPGFVAAITAFIETNTRTRTSITQSIVPALEWLTHGPARAAARPISQGGRPFDVERLLEARATVYMLGGEEAQVAPLVAALTGHIARQARRIAVRRPGGRLDPPLSLRLDEAALICPVPLHRWTADMGGRGVSIVACFQSYAQIVERYGRHRAAVIMNNSGARLLFGGTADRDDLAYWSSLAGERDEPTVTTDMHGRLASRTTRRVPVLTPAQLATLPARRVVVFRADMAPVLGTVEQAYRRRDVRAYHQPGALTVRARRWARSGCHAAARWAVAVARPTARWARAGHRACSRWVRVAYRACTGRVAGLLGALRLRVTGVGPDTRTPRVVPGQVVATRPTHPMAGSTRGEPITQPIPVAPDDAGPRPRPDHHDHGPDGDGQAYDERDERPERPDQR, encoded by the coding sequence ATGAACCTGGCAGCGCTGGGATTCCTGGCCGCGCTGGTCGGTGCCGCGGTGGTGGCGTGGCGACGGCGGGCGTGGGCGATCGCGGTCGGCTGCGCGGTGGCGGCGCTGCTGCCCGCGCTCACGTTGTGGCGCACCACCCACCCGCTGATCCTGACCGGCGCCGCGCTGGTGCTGGCCGGGGTGGGCTGGCAGCGGTGGGGCCGCTCGATGGCCACGGTGACACGGTGGGGCGCCCGGGTACGCCGCAAGGCCGGCGTCGCGTCCGGGATCGACATCGCCCGTTGCGCGTCGCCGTCGGCGATGCGCCGCCGTACCCGCCAAGTCCGGCCCACGCTGTCCGCGGCCGCGACGTCGCGGACGGGGCGGGTGTGGCGGCGAGTGGCGCTGCCGGTCGCCGAGGTCGGGGTGAAGCTGTGCCGCTGCGGCGCCCAACAGGTGTGGGCGACGATCGAGTGGGTCGTGATCGTGGTCGGCGGCCCCCGGGTCGGCAAGACCCAGTGGCTGGCCGGACGCGTGCTCGACGCCCCGGGCGCCGCGCTGGTCACCTCCACCCGCACGGATCTGTTGATGCAGACCGGGCCGCTGCGCGCCCAGGTCGGGCCGGTCCTGGTGTTCAACCCGGTCGGGCTCGGCGGGATCCGGTCGACGATCACGTTCGACCCGCTGACCGGCTGCTGCGATCCGGTGACCGCGAACGAGCGGGCCGCGGACATGCTCGGCACCGACACCGACACCGACACCGAGGCCGGCGCGGAGGCCGGGAGCGGGGACCGCGGGTGGTGGGAGGCCCAGACCCGCCGCAACCTCGCGGCGCTGCTGCACGCGGCCGCGCTGGGCGGTCTGACGATGTTGGAGGTTCAGGACTGGGTCGCGAACCTGGACCGCTCGCAGGCCGAGATCACCAACCTCCTTCGTAACCACAGCCCGGAGCCGGGGTTCGTCGCAGCGATCACCGCGTTCATCGAGACCAACACCCGCACGCGGACCTCGATCACGCAGTCGATCGTGCCCGCGCTGGAGTGGCTGACCCACGGGCCGGCGCGGGCGGCTGCGCGGCCGATCTCCCAGGGCGGGCGCCCGTTCGACGTGGAACGGCTGCTGGAGGCGCGCGCGACCGTCTACATGCTCGGCGGGGAAGAGGCCCAGGTCGCCCCTCTCGTCGCCGCGCTGACCGGGCACATCGCCCGGCAGGCGCGCCGGATCGCCGTCCGCCGCCCGGGCGGACGCCTGGACCCGCCACTTAGCTTGCGCCTGGACGAGGCGGCGCTGATCTGCCCGGTGCCGCTGCACCGCTGGACCGCAGACATGGGCGGACGCGGGGTGTCCATCGTGGCGTGCTTCCAGTCCTACGCCCAGATCGTCGAGCGCTACGGCCGTCACCGGGCTGCGGTGATCATGAACAACTCCGGGGCGAGGCTGCTGTTCGGCGGGACCGCCGACCGCGACGACCTCGCCTACTGGTCCTCCCTCGCGGGCGAGCGCGACGAGCCCACCGTCACCACCGACATGCACGGCCGACTCGCCTCCCGCACCACCCGGCGGGTGCCGGTGCTGACCCCGGCCCAGCTGGCGACGCTCCCGGCGCGGCGGGTGGTGGTGTTCCGGGCGGACATGGCGCCCGTGCTCGGCACCGTCGAGCAGGCCTACCGCCGCCGCGACGTCCGCGCCTACCACCAGCCCGGCGCCCTGACCGTCCGCGCCCGACGGTGGGCGCGGAGCGGGTGTCACGCCGCCGCACGGTGGGCGGTCGCCGTGGCCCGGCCGACCGCCCGGTGGGCGCGGGCGGGACACCGGGCGTGCTCGCGGTGGGTGCGGGTGGCGTACCGGGCGTGCACGGGTCGGGTCGCCGGCTTGCTGGGTGCCCTGCGGCTGCGGGTCACCGGCGTCGGCCCGGACACGCGCACCCCGCGCGTCGTGCCCGGCCAGGTCGTCGCCACCCGACCGACCCACCCGATGGCCGGCAGCACCCGGGGCGAGCCGATCACCCAGCCGATCCCGGTGGCGCCGGACGACGCCGGACCCCGGCCGAGGCCAGACCACCACGACCACGGCCCCGACGGCGATGGGCAGGCGTACGACGAACGAGACGAGCGTCCGGAGAGACCTGATCAGCGATGA
- a CDS encoding DUF2637 domain-containing protein — protein MSARMALVGLLAVVAAAAAVLSFAALRDLARTCGFGAGLAWLLPVVVDAGAAAGSLVWLGERAAPAARRFARALALALLGLSVAANALGHGLAAFALAPPWWVVVVVSAIAPAVLGAVVHLSVLVGRPDPASATTPRSAATVPAAAATDADGPARTDESARAAELIAAGAGRRRLSRELEITEHEARRLLTRARQDANPGGEIAAGRELASTNGHGGAR, from the coding sequence GTGAGCGCCCGAATGGCGTTGGTCGGGTTGCTGGCAGTGGTCGCCGCCGCGGCAGCGGTGTTGTCGTTCGCCGCGCTGCGGGATCTGGCCCGCACGTGCGGGTTCGGCGCCGGATTGGCGTGGCTGCTGCCGGTGGTCGTGGATGCCGGGGCGGCGGCCGGGTCGCTGGTATGGCTCGGCGAGCGGGCCGCGCCGGCGGCGCGCCGATTCGCCCGCGCCCTGGCCCTGGCGCTGCTGGGGCTGTCGGTGGCGGCGAACGCGCTCGGGCACGGTCTGGCCGCGTTCGCGCTCGCCCCGCCGTGGTGGGTGGTGGTCGTCGTGTCGGCGATCGCACCGGCGGTACTGGGCGCGGTGGTGCACCTGTCCGTCCTGGTCGGACGACCGGACCCGGCCAGCGCCACGACACCGCGCTCTGCAGCGACCGTTCCCGCGGCCGCGGCGACCGACGCGGACGGGCCTGCGAGGACGGACGAGTCCGCCCGGGCCGCGGAGTTGATCGCGGCTGGGGCGGGCCGGCGGCGCCTGTCCCGCGAGCTGGAGATCACCGAACACGAGGCCCGACGGCTGCTCACCCGAGCCCGCCAGGACGCGAACCCCGGCGGCGAGATCGCCGCCGGTCGGGAACTGGCGTCGACCAACGGGCACGGAGGTGCGCGATGA
- a CDS encoding WhiB family transcriptional regulator, producing MLRREHDRATTARDNAGDTAGSAGRDWRRQAACRDDGVDAEVFFPVAERGPELRAQEARAKAVCAGCPVIDACRAWALDALPEGVAGGLTAAERRRVRVGSARPMTRQTARHPGPARRSRGSWTSPQQRAAAVGQVEAGRSCAAVAAEFEVSDRTVARWRAAHTAAQSAATSGGAR from the coding sequence ATGTTACGACGCGAGCACGACCGCGCGACCACGGCGCGGGATAACGCCGGTGACACGGCCGGTTCGGCGGGGCGGGACTGGCGGCGCCAGGCGGCGTGCCGGGACGACGGGGTGGATGCGGAGGTGTTCTTCCCGGTCGCGGAGCGCGGCCCGGAGTTGCGGGCGCAGGAGGCGCGGGCGAAGGCGGTGTGCGCCGGCTGCCCGGTGATCGACGCATGCCGGGCGTGGGCGCTCGACGCGCTCCCGGAGGGTGTGGCCGGTGGCCTCACGGCCGCCGAGCGGCGCCGCGTGCGGGTCGGATCCGCGCGGCCCATGACGCGACAGACGGCGCGGCACCCAGGGCCTGCCCGACGCAGCCGGGGCAGTTGGACGAGCCCGCAGCAGCGGGCTGCCGCGGTCGGGCAGGTCGAGGCGGGCCGCTCCTGCGCGGCGGTGGCGGCCGAGTTCGAGGTCAGCGACCGCACCGTGGCTCGCTGGCGCGCCGCCCACACGGCCGCACAGAGCGCGGCGACATCCGGGGGTGCGCGGTGA
- a CDS encoding helix-turn-helix domain-containing protein: MRGAGDEMQIGERIAFYRQRRGYTQSQLAGLVGRSTDWLSKIERGERQLRRVDVLTELAGALRVSLGDLMGQPVLMEEDDERDNIPAIRDALMAPGRLSRVLFASDAAAPPDLRQAEQLVEFLWADYQRGRIGEVVERLPRLIHSAQQIEDAATGQAPDVRRRSWAMSARTHHLAATTLSKVGEADLSWIAAERAMKAADEADDPLVLASAARAATHALLAVGRYDDALSLGETAARWLGPQVAAGDPEALSLLGMLHLRTAVAAARRQDRAGADELLGQAERSAVRLGEDGNYWQTGFGPTNVELHRLSAGLDLGDMSWVAKRGEDVDVAHLPVERQVTHMIDLARALSFLARDDDAVDLVERIISSS; the protein is encoded by the coding sequence GTGCGTGGGGCTGGTGACGAGATGCAGATCGGTGAGCGGATCGCCTTCTACCGGCAGCGCCGTGGCTACACGCAGAGCCAGCTCGCCGGTCTCGTCGGCCGCAGTACCGACTGGCTCAGCAAGATCGAGCGCGGCGAGCGCCAGCTCCGGCGCGTCGACGTGCTGACCGAGCTGGCCGGGGCCCTGCGCGTCTCACTCGGCGACCTCATGGGCCAGCCCGTGCTCATGGAGGAGGACGACGAGCGGGACAACATCCCGGCGATCCGTGACGCGCTGATGGCTCCCGGCCGCCTGTCCCGCGTCCTGTTCGCGTCCGATGCGGCTGCGCCGCCGGACCTGCGCCAGGCCGAGCAGCTGGTCGAGTTCCTGTGGGCCGACTACCAGCGCGGGCGGATCGGCGAGGTCGTCGAGCGACTCCCGCGCCTGATCCACAGCGCCCAGCAGATCGAGGATGCGGCGACCGGGCAGGCGCCGGACGTGCGCCGACGATCCTGGGCGATGTCGGCGCGCACGCACCATCTGGCCGCGACGACGTTGAGCAAGGTCGGCGAGGCCGACCTGTCGTGGATCGCCGCCGAACGTGCGATGAAGGCGGCCGACGAGGCCGACGACCCGCTCGTGCTCGCCTCGGCGGCGCGGGCGGCGACCCACGCTCTGCTAGCAGTCGGTCGCTACGACGATGCACTGAGTCTCGGCGAGACCGCCGCGCGCTGGCTCGGCCCGCAGGTCGCGGCCGGCGACCCGGAGGCGCTGAGCCTGCTCGGCATGCTGCACCTGCGAACCGCGGTCGCGGCCGCCCGCCGGCAGGACCGCGCCGGCGCCGACGAGCTGCTCGGCCAGGCCGAGCGCTCGGCCGTACGGCTCGGTGAGGACGGAAACTACTGGCAGACGGGGTTCGGGCCGACGAACGTCGAGCTGCACCGACTGTCGGCCGGGCTCGACCTCGGAGACATGTCGTGGGTCGCGAAGCGCGGTGAGGACGTGGACGTCGCGCACCTCCCGGTGGAACGGCAGGTGACGCACATGATCGACCTCGCGCGAGCGCTCTCCTTCCTGGCCCGGGACGATGACGCCGTGGATCTGGTTGAACGCATCATCAGTAGTAGCTAG
- a CDS encoding tyrosine-type recombinase/integrase, which translates to MGTHGSIRITQRLSAGGSYVAKCRFRDYDGVTRLLERSGASKAAASRALQDELRARIGTTMAPLRPEHTFERAAEIWLNKLETQVRDGARAVTTADTYRQRLRAVILPAVGQWRLYECTVPRFDGFFNTLPARHSPESRKTIRTVVSLVLRVAVQHEALADNPIRHLDPIERGPRRPRALTTVERRHFLGWMAGTSDDEEEARAQVRARRRDLPDIVTFMLGTGVRMGEALGVRWCDVDLEGVPVVERDEIRAVPIVAITGNVVRHRGRGLHRHDGKTETSLRIVPLPQFVVTMLRARTVHGPEIPVFPASSMKGGFNWKDPNNIVGYVREARKSAGMDWPVTSHTFRKTAATIWHDSGVLTDRQKADLTGHAKISTLTDIYVARGELHPAGAAVMDAAWMDS; encoded by the coding sequence ATGGGCACCCACGGCAGCATCCGCATCACCCAGCGGCTCAGCGCGGGCGGCAGCTACGTCGCCAAGTGCCGGTTCCGCGACTACGACGGCGTGACGCGGCTGCTGGAGCGCAGCGGCGCCTCGAAGGCGGCCGCGTCCCGTGCGCTCCAGGACGAGCTCCGGGCGCGCATTGGCACCACCATGGCGCCGCTCCGCCCGGAGCATACGTTCGAGCGGGCGGCGGAGATCTGGCTGAACAAGCTGGAGACGCAGGTGCGTGACGGCGCCCGCGCCGTGACGACGGCCGACACATACCGGCAGCGTCTGCGGGCCGTGATCCTCCCGGCCGTGGGGCAGTGGCGGCTGTACGAGTGCACTGTTCCCCGGTTCGACGGTTTCTTCAACACGCTGCCTGCGCGCCACAGCCCGGAGTCCCGGAAGACGATCCGGACCGTCGTGTCGCTCGTGCTCAGGGTCGCAGTCCAGCACGAGGCGTTGGCGGACAACCCGATCCGCCACCTCGACCCGATCGAGCGGGGACCGCGCAGGCCACGCGCCCTGACCACTGTGGAGAGACGACACTTCCTCGGCTGGATGGCCGGGACGTCTGACGACGAGGAGGAAGCACGCGCCCAGGTGCGTGCCCGTCGGCGCGACCTTCCGGACATCGTGACGTTCATGCTCGGCACGGGAGTTCGTATGGGCGAGGCGCTCGGCGTCCGCTGGTGTGATGTGGACCTGGAAGGGGTCCCCGTCGTCGAGCGTGACGAGATACGAGCCGTCCCGATCGTCGCGATTACCGGCAACGTCGTCCGGCATCGAGGGCGGGGACTCCATCGCCACGACGGAAAGACGGAAACGTCATTGCGGATCGTCCCGCTTCCGCAGTTTGTGGTGACAATGCTCCGTGCGCGTACGGTTCACGGACCGGAGATTCCAGTCTTTCCGGCGTCCTCGATGAAGGGCGGATTCAACTGGAAGGATCCGAACAACATCGTCGGCTACGTTCGCGAGGCAAGGAAATCGGCCGGGATGGACTGGCCGGTCACGAGCCACACCTTCCGCAAGACGGCCGCAACGATCTGGCACGACTCCGGAGTTCTCACCGATCGGCAGAAAGCGGATCTCACCGGTCACGCCAAGATCAGCACGCTCACCGACATCTACGTCGCGCGTGGCGAGCTGCATCCGGCCGGCGCCGCTGTCATGGACGCCGCGTGGATGGATTCGTGA
- a CDS encoding nucleotidyltransferase domain-containing protein produces MDDGGMTAAEVVRVLDALDAAGCRYWVEGGWGVDALVGAQTRPHRDLDVDVDSRHEDRVLTTLAELGYAIETDWRPTRVELAAPGRGWVDVHPLQIADDGSARQADLDGGFWEFPARYYTTGTIAGRSVPCVSVEAQLSFHEGYELRGVDHVDLARLRRLSG; encoded by the coding sequence GTGGACGACGGTGGGATGACGGCGGCCGAGGTCGTCCGCGTGCTCGATGCCCTGGACGCGGCGGGGTGCCGGTACTGGGTGGAGGGCGGCTGGGGCGTCGACGCGCTCGTCGGCGCGCAGACCCGTCCGCACCGCGACCTGGACGTCGACGTCGACTCCCGGCACGAGGACCGCGTCCTCACCACGCTCGCGGAGCTGGGCTACGCGATCGAGACGGACTGGCGCCCGACCCGCGTCGAGCTCGCCGCGCCGGGCCGCGGGTGGGTGGACGTGCACCCCCTGCAGATCGCCGACGACGGCAGTGCGCGGCAGGCCGACCTCGACGGCGGGTTCTGGGAGTTCCCGGCCCGCTACTACACGACGGGGACGATCGCCGGACGTTCCGTTCCGTGCGTGTCGGTCGAGGCCCAGCTGTCCTTCCACGAGGGCTACGAGTTGCGCGGCGTCGATCACGTCGACCTCGCCCGTCTCCGCCGACTGTCCGGATGA
- a CDS encoding mycofactocin-coupled SDR family oxidoreductase, with protein sequence MGLLDGKVAFVTGAARGQGRTHAVRMAAEGADIVAVDVVAPVAADNGYPAAVPEDLDETARLVEEQDRRIVARVADVRDSAALDAALDEAASELGARLDIVVANAGVSNWNRFWEISDEQWQTVVDVNLTGVWRTMKAAAPRMIAAGNGGSIVVTSSVAGLKSLPAQAHYAASKHGVVGLTKTAAIELAEFDIRVNSIHPWAVRTEMGRDRSFEPQIEAHPQYARSFASLLPERAAHTDDITNAVMWLVSDLGRTVTGAQIPADLGATTL encoded by the coding sequence ATGGGACTTCTGGACGGCAAGGTGGCGTTCGTGACCGGGGCGGCGCGCGGGCAGGGCCGCACGCACGCGGTGCGGATGGCCGCCGAGGGCGCGGACATCGTCGCCGTCGACGTCGTGGCGCCGGTCGCGGCCGACAACGGCTACCCGGCGGCCGTCCCCGAGGACCTGGACGAGACGGCCCGGCTGGTCGAGGAACAGGACCGCCGGATCGTGGCGCGGGTCGCCGACGTACGCGACTCCGCCGCCCTGGACGCAGCACTCGACGAGGCGGCGTCCGAACTCGGGGCGCGGCTCGACATCGTCGTCGCGAACGCGGGCGTCTCGAACTGGAACCGGTTCTGGGAGATCTCCGACGAGCAGTGGCAGACCGTCGTGGACGTCAACCTGACCGGTGTCTGGCGGACCATGAAGGCCGCCGCGCCGCGGATGATTGCCGCGGGCAACGGCGGATCGATCGTCGTCACCAGCTCCGTCGCGGGACTCAAGTCGCTGCCCGCGCAGGCGCACTACGCGGCGTCCAAGCACGGGGTGGTGGGGCTGACGAAGACCGCGGCGATCGAGCTGGCCGAGTTCGACATCCGGGTCAACTCGATCCACCCGTGGGCGGTGCGCACGGAAATGGGCCGCGACCGGAGCTTCGAACCGCAGATCGAGGCGCACCCGCAGTACGCACGCAGCTTCGCGTCCCTGCTGCCCGAACGCGCCGCGCACACCGACGACATCACCAACGCCGTGATGTGGCTGGTCAGCGACCTGGGCCGGACCGTCACCGGCGCCCAGATCCCGGCCGACCTGGGCGCCACGACGTTGTAG
- a CDS encoding MFS transporter — MSTGVDERSTGAAPAGPRTVLAASLIGTTVEWYDFFLYATAAGLVFPALFFPAGGDEVIGTLLAFGTFAVGFVARPVGGVIFGHIGDRLGRKRTLVATMVMMGVATALIGLLPSYAAIGVAAPLLLVLLRVLQGIAVGGEWGGAVLLAVENAPPGRRGLYGSVPQIGLGLGLALGTGVFALLGQVLDPETFLSIGWRIAFLISVVLVGVGLVVRLKVLETSEFRELHASGATASVPVVEVFRTRAHRRGVGTGMLARWAEGAAFNTWGVFVITYATATVRMDKTTILLAVTGGALLMAALTPFAGRLADRYGRRRIFGIGAAGFGLTVVPSFLAVQSGIPWLAASAIVAQLGVFYAAMTGTESALFAELFDTGVRYTGMSLVYQGSGIWASGLTPVFLTALLAFGGGDPWWAAGYLVLTAVISLVAVAVMPRYIGWRPEWARTDPW; from the coding sequence GTGAGCACCGGCGTCGACGAGCGGTCCACCGGAGCGGCACCGGCCGGACCGCGGACGGTGCTGGCGGCGAGCCTGATCGGCACGACCGTCGAGTGGTACGACTTCTTCCTCTACGCCACCGCCGCGGGCCTCGTCTTCCCGGCGCTGTTCTTCCCGGCCGGCGGCGACGAGGTCATCGGCACGCTCCTGGCCTTCGGCACGTTCGCGGTGGGCTTCGTCGCCCGGCCGGTCGGCGGGGTGATCTTCGGGCACATCGGGGACAGGCTCGGGCGCAAGCGCACGCTCGTCGCGACGATGGTGATGATGGGCGTGGCCACCGCGCTGATCGGGCTGCTGCCCTCCTACGCCGCGATCGGCGTCGCGGCGCCGTTGCTGCTGGTGCTGCTGCGCGTGCTGCAGGGCATCGCGGTCGGCGGTGAGTGGGGCGGAGCGGTGCTGCTCGCCGTGGAGAACGCGCCGCCCGGGCGTCGTGGGCTCTACGGCAGCGTCCCGCAGATCGGGCTCGGGCTCGGCCTGGCCCTGGGGACTGGTGTGTTCGCGCTGCTCGGGCAGGTGCTCGACCCGGAGACGTTCCTGAGCATCGGCTGGCGGATCGCGTTCCTGATCAGCGTCGTGCTCGTCGGGGTCGGGCTGGTCGTGCGGCTCAAGGTCCTCGAGACCTCGGAGTTCCGGGAGCTGCACGCCTCCGGCGCGACGGCGTCGGTGCCGGTCGTCGAGGTGTTCCGTACCCGCGCGCACCGGCGCGGCGTCGGCACCGGGATGCTCGCCCGCTGGGCGGAGGGCGCCGCGTTCAACACGTGGGGCGTCTTCGTCATCACCTACGCCACCGCGACGGTGCGGATGGACAAGACCACGATCCTGCTCGCCGTCACCGGCGGCGCCCTGCTGATGGCGGCGCTGACGCCGTTCGCGGGACGGCTCGCCGACCGCTACGGACGGCGGAGGATCTTCGGGATCGGGGCGGCCGGGTTCGGGCTGACGGTCGTCCCGTCGTTCCTGGCCGTGCAGTCGGGGATCCCGTGGCTGGCCGCGTCGGCGATCGTCGCGCAGCTCGGGGTCTTCTACGCCGCGATGACGGGCACCGAGTCCGCGCTGTTCGCGGAGCTGTTCGACACCGGCGTCCGCTACACCGGGATGTCGCTGGTCTACCAGGGCTCCGGCATCTGGGCCTCGGGCCTGACGCCGGTGTTCCTCACCGCGCTGCTCGCCTTCGGCGGGGGAGACCCGTGGTGGGCGGCGGGCTACCTGGTCCTCACCGCGGTGATCAGCCTCGTCGCCGTCGCCGTCATGCCGCGCTACATCGGGTGGCGGCCGGAGTGGGCACGGACCGATCCCTGGTAG
- a CDS encoding LLM class flavin-dependent oxidoreductase: MHWFLPTMGDSRQLVGGGHGVGTGSAGAIRPADIGYLTQVARAAEQVGFTGALTPTGAWCEDAWLTTAMLVAHTERLKFLVAFRPGSVSPTLAAQMAATYQRHSGGRLLVNVVTGGESSEQRAYGDFLDKDARYTRTGEFLKVVRAIWRGETIDLDGEHVHVENAFLDRLPDPVPDVYFGGSSPAAGDIAAEHADVYLTWGEPPAAVAEKIAWIRKLADEQGRTVRFGIRLHVITRDTADAAWAQAQSLLDALDPSTIDSVQSGLSASESEGQRRMRALHNGSTDDLEISPNLWAGVGLVRGGAGTALVGSHTEVADRIAEYHELGIDEFVLSGYPHLEEAWQVGEGVFPILRERGLWSPPEGGGIDPDAGVSVPFAAMRGGK, encoded by the coding sequence ATGCACTGGTTCCTCCCGACGATGGGCGACAGCCGTCAGCTCGTCGGCGGTGGGCACGGTGTCGGCACCGGGTCGGCCGGTGCGATCCGCCCGGCGGACATCGGCTACCTGACCCAGGTCGCGCGTGCCGCCGAGCAGGTCGGTTTCACCGGCGCACTGACCCCGACCGGGGCCTGGTGCGAGGACGCCTGGCTGACGACGGCGATGCTCGTCGCGCACACCGAACGGCTGAAGTTCCTCGTCGCGTTCCGGCCGGGGTCGGTCTCGCCGACGCTGGCCGCACAGATGGCGGCGACCTACCAGCGCCACTCCGGGGGACGGCTGCTGGTCAACGTCGTCACCGGCGGCGAGAGCAGCGAGCAGCGCGCCTACGGCGACTTCCTCGACAAGGACGCCCGCTACACCCGGACCGGGGAGTTCCTGAAGGTCGTCCGCGCGATCTGGCGGGGCGAGACGATCGACCTCGACGGCGAGCACGTCCACGTCGAGAACGCGTTCCTCGACCGCCTGCCCGACCCGGTACCCGACGTCTACTTCGGCGGCTCCTCGCCGGCCGCGGGCGACATCGCCGCCGAGCACGCCGACGTCTACCTGACCTGGGGCGAGCCGCCCGCGGCCGTCGCGGAGAAGATCGCCTGGATCCGCAAGCTCGCCGACGAGCAGGGCCGCACCGTCCGGTTCGGCATCCGGCTGCACGTGATCACCCGCGACACCGCCGACGCGGCCTGGGCGCAGGCGCAGTCGCTGCTCGACGCGCTGGACCCCTCGACCATTGACAGCGTCCAGTCGGGGCTGTCGGCGAGCGAGTCGGAGGGGCAGCGGAGGATGCGCGCGCTGCACAACGGCTCCACCGACGACCTGGAGATCTCGCCGAACCTGTGGGCCGGCGTCGGGCTCGTCCGCGGCGGGGCGGGGACGGCCCTGGTCGGCAGCCACACCGAGGTCGCCGACCGGATCGCCGAGTACCACGAGCTCGGCATCGACGAGTTCGTGCTCTCGGGCTACCCGCATCTCGAGGAGGCCTGGCAGGTGGGCGAGGGCGTCTTCCCGATCCTGCGCGAGCGCGGCCTGTGGTCCCCGCCGGAGGGTGGCGGCATCGACCCGGACGCGGGCGTGTCGGTGCCGTTCGCGGCGATGCGGGGCGGGAAGTGA